One genomic window of Bactrocera dorsalis isolate Fly_Bdor chromosome 4, ASM2337382v1, whole genome shotgun sequence includes the following:
- the LOC105234042 gene encoding trypsin-4, producing MLILRFQLFTAIAVSTLSWIQAASIFSGASLSRIVGGSSAVSMNIPYIVSLKTFGFHICGGSIINARTVVTAAHCLVASDAKDLQIHAGAKTRSSHEGVLINVAAIHYDRRFSMDTMDYDIGLVRLSSALIFSRRIQPIALPEAGELVLDTDVGLVAGWGYKSAYGPGSYVLRYARVPIVNQTVCNEQLEGSVTDRMLCAGYAEGGIDACQMDSGGPLVVDEKLVGIVSWGVGCARPNKPGVYTRVSQLIDWVQTTLAEKYADSIPRDRKK from the coding sequence ATGTTGATCCTACGCTTTCAACTGTTCACGGCGATTGCTGTCAGCACGCTGTCATGGATCCAAGCGGCTAGCATATTTTCGGGTGCTTCGCTCAGTCGCATTGTGGGCGGTTCGTCGGCAGTCTCTATGAACATACCGTACATCGTCTCTCTGAAGACGTTCGGCTTCCACATTTGTGGCGGTTCGATAATCAATGCACGCACCGTAGTCACCGCAGCTCATTGCTTGGTGGCCAGCGATGCTAAGGATTTACAAATTCATGCCGGCGCAAAGACCCGTTCCTCGCACGAGGGCGTGTTGATCAACGTGGCTGCGATACATTATGACCGCCGCTTCAGCATGGATACCATGGACTACGATATCGGTTTGGTGCGTCTGTCCAGTGCGCTCATCTTCAGCAGACGCATACAGCCTATCGCTTTGCCCGAAGCTGGTGAGTTAGTGTTGGATACTGATGTCGGTTTGGTGGCCGGTTGGGGTTACAAGTCCGCTTATGGGCCAGGCTCTTACGTTTTGCGGTACGCTCGTGTGCCTATTGTCAATCAGACTGTGTGCAATGAGCAGTTAGAGGGATCCGTCACTGATCGCATGCTCTGTGCTGGCTATGCTGAAGGTGGCATCGATGCCTGCCAAATGGACTCGGGCGGTCCGCTGGTGGTGGACGAGAAACTAGTGGGCATCGTGTCGTGGGGAGTTGGTTGTGCGCGTCCTAATAAGCCCGGTGTTTATACACGCGTTTCACAGCTGATCGACTGGGTGCAGACCACCCTGGCAGAGAAATATGCGGACAGCATCCCCAGAGATAGGAAGAAGTAA